A genome region from Pseudodesulfovibrio alkaliphilus includes the following:
- a CDS encoding helix-turn-helix domain-containing protein: protein MSKLDIPATLHAQPEDFTFEHGMVTGNGFLFDPLPGFHFGACGPVYINAPIDGDFLYDTQLTIALLVLEGSCTIELDQSTSHHLQNSMFLIGRWNNQAGKVSVKSNQTYCHAAFMLEEKALEAVFGLRSAKDIVKTLEKAAGQRRGGAHSVSGIAGPDTILAARNVLAMQRIDGLDILRLRGACIGLFSKLIKTISASSTAYYPIPNDDKILLEKLKKRIENDFLNIGPASVICAEYHMSFSKANNAFKHLYSTTIAKYIQQCKLKHAYTLLHSRKMNVSECAFEIGYSNVSHFILAFKKQYGITPKKLTHLQDEAGITI from the coding sequence ATGTCCAAGCTGGACATCCCGGCGACGCTGCATGCTCAGCCAGAGGATTTTACCTTTGAACACGGCATGGTGACGGGAAACGGATTCCTGTTTGATCCGTTGCCGGGGTTCCATTTTGGTGCATGCGGACCAGTTTACATCAACGCGCCAATTGACGGTGACTTTCTTTACGACACGCAGCTCACCATCGCGCTACTTGTCCTGGAAGGCTCATGCACAATCGAGCTGGATCAATCAACCTCACACCATCTTCAGAACAGCATGTTTTTGATAGGCAGATGGAACAATCAAGCAGGCAAGGTTTCTGTCAAATCAAATCAAACCTACTGCCATGCCGCCTTCATGCTTGAGGAAAAGGCCCTTGAGGCCGTCTTCGGATTACGGAGTGCGAAAGACATAGTGAAAACCCTGGAAAAAGCGGCCGGGCAAAGAAGAGGGGGTGCCCATTCTGTATCAGGCATTGCCGGACCAGACACCATACTCGCGGCGAGAAACGTGCTTGCCATGCAGCGCATTGACGGGCTTGACATTCTCAGGCTCAGAGGGGCTTGCATCGGGCTTTTTTCTAAACTTATTAAGACCATTTCCGCATCAAGCACTGCGTACTACCCAATACCAAATGACGACAAGATACTGCTGGAAAAACTCAAGAAGCGCATTGAAAATGACTTCCTAAACATTGGACCAGCATCGGTTATATGCGCTGAATACCACATGAGCTTTTCAAAAGCCAATAATGCCTTTAAGCATCTCTATTCAACAACTATTGCGAAGTATATTCAGCAATGCAAATTAAAGCACGCCTATACATTGCTTCATTCTCGAAAAATGAACGTCAGCGAATGCGCCTTCGAGATTGGCTACTCAAATGTCAGCCACTTCATCCTTGCCTTCAAGAAACAATATGGGATTACCCCTAAAAAGCTTACACATCTGCAGGACGAGGCTGGAATAACCATCTGA